A region of Saccopteryx leptura isolate mSacLep1 chromosome X, mSacLep1_pri_phased_curated, whole genome shotgun sequence DNA encodes the following proteins:
- the ARMCX4 gene encoding armadillo repeat-containing X-linked protein 4 encodes MARVQEVGWVTAGLVIWAGTCYYIYRLTKGRAQNVTRVASNGSRVKMETVAGLKNQTLAVSEALDGTEIEAKTGAETGTGDGIGTEVETQITARAQAKANSQAKAMAGVEAEAQSEVKRVVMTEAVTLDEAKEKAKEVAMKEAVTQTDSVAERVVKKEAVTQTKAKAWELEARAEAKKEAMTQTKVETHIFAEKETELNNRVLVTQNEALAMTREVAKMNAINKTGIMAETKARALEEIVKVAENQSEARPGTTFDAKRILNTMSRAKSGVDIRSYAPSQAVDKIQDDDMPCAGVEAKGNHKIISWEGSGSDMRAFSQPQIVTNAQAETLTGARIDAKNNTNAMYKVGSGADMRAFIQPQTVAKKKDEAMSDARVDARENINVTSRAMTEADMKAVAQPETIPDARVKGRGNSNAMSKTGAKANLGVNSQVEALPDSNVKTRGNHNAIFKVGDGKDMSYTQPQPMASVQGDATPDGRIKDKGNANIMSKEGAGTDTKLQSQMSAMSQVETLPSTKAKARGKAKGKCKVGVGIDMKAGVQPLSGAKTHTHALSDCQVDDKGNPNAISRAEAKAELRVCGQPQAMVNVQDEASSGMQNKACSNPNAVSKVEAKPDTLGSAQSQTFTGGSAQPQAVASSQSEALCATSNKVRGNPNAVFKRGNGAESTGSALSQAMSNSQGDALLGARNRIRGKPNVVSKSESGPDTVGSAQPQAVANFQGEALLGARNKIRGKPNVVSKSGAGPDTVGSAQPQAVAISQEETLPGTMIKLQGNPNALSKAETGAEAMGSLQSKAVSNSQSEALLGARNKVRGKPNVVSKAGAGPDKTGSVQPQAVASFLGEALAGTKNKVKGNSNAVFKTGAGPDAVGPTLPQAMASSQAEALPGARNKVKGNTNAVSKAGTGLDKTGSAQSQAVANSQGEGLPGARNKAKGNPNALSKAGVGPDATVSDYLQAMTNSQGEASCGTKNKIRDNPNTVSKAQARADATGSAQPQVMFNSKGEVLPSIRNKVKGNVTAVSKAGAGPDATGSVHPQVVSNTQGEFLPSARNKVKGNANAMSKAGAGPDATDSAQPQAVSNSQGEVLPGTRNKVRCNTNAVSKSGAEPDIMSSAQPQAVANSQGEALFGTKNEVKGNSNAVSKAGTGPDAMGSAQLQAMANSQGEVLLGAKNKARDNLNAVSKAEARVDAMSSAEHRAVANSQDEALSDARNKIKAKSSTVSKLEAGADTVGSAQPQPVDISHSEALLGARSKIKGNVNAQSKVEARTTTTRSCSGQPQSMVLPQSKTFLGAKDKAMPKSKAEATEESAIYPNLKPKAMPTSESEGETGTQACEKMQPKVHDYYWNGIGIEDWIASERWIKFRFQARDEYWENSMSWADDENEASIESWNRASDKLGIRSCAEACDEAGVKSWSGARAENEVGIGPWDGPGDQASGDLWTGNKAIGGSWTGAENQVREGSWVGTGNQAAGEPWTGGQISEGSWDGVQASTVSWAGEEAIGGFWAVAENQATGGSWPGTQEQASGRSWDGDGIQANGGSWTEATAGNVTSIGYWVGAVNQSSGGCWVGTENLPGSGAKPRFDHQASENVSWTEAGGQHSGRSRLVSKDQSSGRSWADIPDQASGASRLGPVDQSTCRSWARAGEQADGGSRPEFMDRSNVRSWAGTGNQASGRSWVGAGEQAGSCSKLGLEDQASGGSSWAGTGDQVGENSWSGSRLGPVNQTSGGSWARAGHQASGKSQVCAGVEDNKGYWFGAGGEASKGSWFWRVEKADIVSRPGGKNEPSVESRSGAGEEGRFEIEDKASIESWIRSEEEAFMDSCLGAEAGAEASKESWLWDEDAATTGAKLGSGEEPGLRSWILAEDIDEDELSRSSSPDIEEISLRSLFWAESENKNEYRSRSEKNVSFECGAGNKASYKDKLEATGGANVRSWFKDGKENRSEDKSAPKTKAKTSSEPTGIYPSMVPGAGMESWTGTMIWAEMKFPYQNEPRLPPEDELRKQIKSGGKAQPWACRCKHKANMDPQELEKLICMIEMTEDPSIHEIANNALYNSPDYPFSHEVIRNAGRISIIESLLNNPHPSVRQRALNALNNISVAAENHRKVKTYLNQVCEDTVTYPLNSNVQLAGLRLIKHLTIISEYQHMVTNYISEFLRLLTVGSGETKDYILGMLLNFSKNPSMTKDLLIANAPTSLINIFSKKETKENILNALSLFENINYHFKRRARVFSQDKFSKNSLYFVFQRPKAYAKKLRVLAAEYSDPEVKERIEILLSKL; translated from the coding sequence ATGGCTCGCGTTCAGGAAGTGGGTTGGGTGACTGCAGGACTGGTGATCTGGGCTGGTACTTGCTACTACATTTACAGATTAACCAAGGGAAGAGCCCAGAATGTGACGAGAGTTGCCAGCAATGGGTCTAGAGTCAAGATGGAGACTGTGGCTGGGTTAAAGAACCAGACCTTGGCCGTGAGTGAAGCCTTGGATGGGACAGAGATTGAGGCTAAGACTGGAGCAGAAACTGGAACAGGAGATGGGATAGGGACTGAAGTAGAGACTCAGATCACTGCTAGAGCCCAAGCCAAAGCCAACTCTCAGGCCAAGGCAATGGCTGGGGTAGAGGCAGAGGCCCAATCTGAGGTCAAAAGAGTAGTCATGACAGAGGCAGTAACTCTGGATGAGGCCAAAGAAAAAGCCAAGGAAGTGGCCATGAAAGAGGCAGTGACCCAAACTGACTCTGTGGCTGAGAGAGTAGTCAAGAAAGAGGCAGTGACTCAGACCAAGGCTAAAGCATGGGAACTGGaggccagggcagaggccaagaaagaAGCAATGACCCAGACCAAAGTGGAAACTCATATATTTGCTGAAAAAGAGACAGAACTGAACAACAGAGTACTGGTGACACAGAATGAGGCCTTGGCAATGACCAGGGAAGTGGCCAAGATGAATGCTATAAACAAGACTGGAATTATGGCTGAGACCAAAGCTAGAGCCCTGGAAGAAATTGTGAAAGTGGCCGAGAATCAGTCTGAGGCCAGGCCTGGTACCACATTTGATGCTAAGAGAATTCTTAACACCATGTCCAGGGCAAAATCTGGAGTGGATATAAGGTCTTATGCACCGTCTCAGGCTGTGGACAAGATCCAGGATGATGATATGCCTTGTGCTGGGGTTGAAGCCAAGGGAAATCACAAAATTATATCTTGGGAAGGGTCTGGGTCAGACATGAGGGCTTTTTCCCAGCCTCAGATTGTAACCAATGCTCAGGCTGAGACCCTGACTGGGGCAAGGATTGATGCTAAGAATAACACCAATGCCATGTATAAGGTAGGGTCAGGGGCAGATATGAGAGCTTTTATACAACCTCAAACAGTGGCCAAGAAAAAGGATGAGGCAATGTCTGATGCCAGGGTTGATGCCAGGGAAAATATCAATGTCACATCTAGGGCAATGACTGAAGCTGATATGAAAGCTGTTGCTCAGCCTGAGACTATCCCTGATGCCAGGGTTAAGGGTAGAGGCAATTCTAATGCCATGTCTAAAACAGGGGCCAAGGCAAACCTTGGGGTCAATTCGCAGGTTGAGGCCTTGCCTGATTCCAATGTTAAGACCAGAGGTAATCACAATGCCATTTTTAAGGTAGGAGATGGGAAAGACATGTCCTATACACAGCCTCAACCTATGGCCAGTGTCCAGGGTGATGCCACGCCTGATGGCAGGATTAAGGATAAGGGCAATGCCAATATTATGTCTAAGGAAGGGGCTGGGACAGACACAAAGTTACAGTCTCAGATGTCTGCCATGAGCCAGGTTGAGACCTTACCTAGTACTAAAGCTAAGGCTAGGGGCAAAGCCAAAGGCAAGTGTAAGGTAGGGGTTGGGATAGACATGAAAGCCGGTGTGCAGCCTCTAAGTGGGGCCAAGACTCATACTCATGCTTTGTCTGACTGCCAGGTTGATGACAAGGGAAATCCTAATGCCATTTCTAGGGCAGAAGCTAAGGCAGAGCTGAGGGTCTGTGGTCAGCCTCAGGCAATGGTCAATGTCCAGGATGAAGCCTCATCTGGTATGCAGAATAAGGCCTGTAGCAATCCCAATGCTGTGTCTAAGGTGGAGGCTAAGCCAGACACATTGGGCTCTGCCCAGTCTCAAACATTTACAGGAGGCTCTGCCCAGCCCCAGGCAGTGGCCAGTTCCCAGAGTGAGGCCTTATGTGCTACCAGTAATAAGGTCAGGGGCAATCCCAATGCTGTGTTTAAGAGAGGAAATGGAGCAGAGTCAACAGGTTCTGCCCTGTCCCAGGCTATGTCAAATTCCCAAGGCGATGCCTTGCTTGGAGCCAGAAATAGGATCAGGGGCAAACCCAATGTTGTGTCTAAGTCGGAGTCTGGGCCAGATACAGTGGGCTCTGCTCAGCCTCAGGCAGTGGCCAATTTCCAAGGGGAAGCCTTGCTTGGTGCCAGAAATAAAATCAGGGGAAAGCCCAATGTTGTGTCTAAGTCAGGGGCTGGGCCAGATACAGTAGGCTCTGCCCAGCCGCAGGCTGTGGCCATTTCCCAGGAGGAGACCTTGCCTGGTACCATGATTAAGCTCCAGGGCAATCCCAATGCTTTATCTAAGGCAGAGACTGGAGCAGAAGCAATGGGCTCTCTCCAGTCAAAGGCTGTGTCAAATTCCCAAAGTGAAGCCTTGCTTGGTGCCAGGAATAAGGTCAGGGGCAAACCCAATGTTGTGTCTAAGGCGGGGGCTGGGCCAGATAAAACAGGCTCTGTTCAACCCCAAGCCGTAGCTAGTTTTCTGGGTGAGGCCTTAGCTGGTACTAAGAATAAGGTCAAGGGCAATTCCAATGCTGTGTTTAAAACAGGGGCTGGGCCAGATGCAGTGGGCCCCACTCTGCCCCAGGCTATGGCCAGTTCTCAGGCTGAGGCCTTGCCTGGTGCCAGGAATAAAGTCAAGGGCAATACCAATGCTGTGTCTAAGGCAGGGACTGGGCTAGATAAAACAGGCTCTGCTCAGTCTCAGGCTGTAGCCAATTCTCAGGGTGAGGGCTTGCCTGGTGCCAGGAATAAGGCCAAGGGTAATCCCAATGCTTTGTCTAAGGCAGGAGTTGGGCCAGATGCAACTGTCTCTGACTACCTCCAGGCTATGACTAATTCTCAGGGTGAGGCCTCGTGTGGTACTAAGAATAAGATCAGGGATAATCCCAACACTGTGTCTAAGGCACAGGCCAGAGCAGATGCTACAGGTTCTGCCCAGCCCCAAGTGATGTTTAATTCCAAAGGTGAAGTCTTGCCTAGTATTAGGAATAAGGTCAAGGGCAATGTCACTGCTGTGTCTAAGGCGGGGGCTGGGCCAGATGCAACAGGCTCTGTCCATCCCCAAGTTGTATCTAATACCCAAGGTGAATTCTTGCCGAGTGCCAGGAATAAGGTCAAGGGCAATGCCAATGCCATGTCTAAAGCAGGGGCTGGGCCAGATGCAACAGACTCTGCCCAGCCCCAGGCTGTGTCAAATTCCCAAGGTGAAGTCTTACCTGGTACCAGGAATAAGGTCAGGTGCAATACCAATGCTGTATCTAAGTCAGGAGCTGAGCCAGATATAATGAGCTCTGCCCAGCCCCAAGCTGTGGCCAATTCACAGGGTGAAGCCTTGTTTGGTACTAAAAATGAAGTCAAGGGCAATTCCAATGCTGTATCTAAAGCAGGGACTGGGCCAGATGCAATGGGCTCTGCTCAGCTCCAGGCTATGGCCAATTCTCAGGGTGAGGTCTTACTTGGTGCCAAGAATAAAGCCAGGGACAATCTCAATGCTGTGTCTAAGGCAGAGGCAAGGGTAGATGCGATGAGCTCTGCCGAGCATCGAGCTGTGGCCAATTCTCAGGATGAGGCCTTGTCTGATGCCAGGAATAAGATCAAGGCCAAGTCCAGTACTGTGTCTAAGTTAGAGGCTGGAGCAGATACAGTAGGCTCTGCTCAGCCCCAGCCTGTAGACATTTCCCACAGTGAGGCCTTGCTTGGTGCCAGGAGTAAGATCAAGGGCAATGTCAATGCTCAGTCTAAGGTAGAGGCCAGGACAACTACAACAAGGTCTTGCTCTGGCCAGCCTCAGTCCATGGTGCTTCCCCAGAGCAAGACCTTTCTTGGTGCAAAAGACAAAGCTATGCCCAAGTctaaggcagaagccacagaggagAGTGCTATCTATCCAAATCTCAAGCCTAAGGCCATGCCTACTTCTGAAAGTGAGGGTGAGACAGGTACTCAGGCCTGTGAAAAGATGCAACCTAAAGTCCATGACTATTACTGGAATGGAATTGGTATTGAAGATTGGATTGCTTCTGAGCGATGGATCAAATTTAGGTTTCAGGCCAGGGATGAATACTGGGAGAATAGCATGTCCTGGGCTGACGATGAGAATGAAGCCAGTATTGAGTCTTGGAATAGGGCTAGTGATAAGCTTGGTATTAGGTCCTGTGCTGAAGCTTGTGATGAAGCTGGTGTTAAGTCCTGGTCTGGGGCTAGGGCTGAGAATGAGGTTGGTATTGGTCCCTGGGATGGACCTGGGGACCAGGCCAGTGGGGATCTCTGGACTGGGAACAAGGCTATTGGAGGGTCCTGGACTGGGGCTGAGAATCAGGTAAGAGAGGGGTCTTGGGTTGGCACTGGGAACCAGGCTGCTGGGGAACCCTGGACTGGAGGTCAGATCAGTGAGGGTTCCTGGGATGGGGTCCAGGCCAGTACGGTATCCTGGGCTGGGGAAGAGGCAATTGGAGGGTTCTGGGCAGTGGCTGAGAACCAGGCCACTGGAGGATCCTGGCCTGGGACTCAGGAGCAGGCCAGTGGAAGGTCCTGGGATGGAGATGGAATTCAGGCAAATGGGGGTTCCTGGACTGAGGCTACGGCTGGGAATGTGACTAGTATTGGGTACTGGGTTGGGGCTGTGAACCAGTCTAGTGGAGGGTGCTGGGTTGGGACTGAAAATCTACCTGGTAGTGGGGCCAAGCCTAGATTTGATCATCAGGCCAGTGAAAATGTATCCTGGACTGAGGCTGGTGGCCAGCACAGTGGAAGGTCTAGGTTGGTGTCTAAAGACCAGTCCAGTGGAAGGTCCTGGGCTGACATTCCAGATCAAGCCAGTGGAGCGTCCAGGCTTGGGCCTGTGGACCAGTCCACTTGTAGGTCCTGGGCTAGGGCTGGGGAACAGGCTGATGGAGGGTCCAGGCCAGAGTTTATGGACCGGTCCAATGTTCGATCCTGGGCTGGCACTGGGAACCAGGCCAGTGGAAGGTCCTGGGTTGGGGCTGGGGAGCAGGCAGGTAGCTGTTCCAAACTTGGATTAGAGGATCAGGCCAGTGGAGGAAGCTCCTGGGCTGGCACTGGGGATCAAGTGGGTGAAAACTCCTGGTCTGGGTCTAGGCTGGGGCCTGTGAATCAGACAAGTGGAGGGTCCTGGGCCAGGGCTGGACACCAGGCGAGTGGAAAGTCCCAAGTCTGTGCTGGGGTGGAGGACAATAAAGGATACTGGTTTGGGGCGGGGGGTGAGGCTAGCAAAGGATCCTGGTTCTGGAGAGTGGAAAAGGCTGATATTGTATCTAGACCTGGGGGTAAAAATGAACCCAGTGTTGAATCCAGATCAGGGGCTGGGGAAGAGGGCAGGTTTGAGATTGAGGACAAGGCCAGTATTGAGTCCTGGATCAGATCTGAAGAGGAGGCCTTTATGGATTCCTGTCttggggctgaggctggagctgagGCCAGTAAAGAATCTTGGCTCTGGGATGAAGATGCAGCTACTACAGGGGCTAAGCTTGGCTCTGGGGAAGAACCTGGCTTGAGGTCCTGGATTTTGGCTGAAGATATAGATGAGGATGAGCTAAGCAGATCATCCAGCCCTGATATTGAGGAGATCAGTTTAAGGTCCTTGTTTTGGGCTGAGAGTGAGAACAAGAATGAGTACAGATCCAGGAGTGAGAAAAATGTCAGTTTTGAGTGTGGGGCTGGAAATAAGGCCAGCTACAAGGACAAGCTTGAGGCTACTGGTGGAGCGAATGTAAGGTCTTGGTTCAAGGatgggaaagaaaacagaagtgaaGACAAATCTGCACCTAAGACTAAAGCCAAAACATCATCTGAACCTACAGGCATATATCCGTCCATGGTTCCTGGGGCAGGAATGGAGTCATGGACAGGAACCATGATCTGGGCAGAAATGAAATTTCCATATCAAAATGAGCCCCGCTTACCACCTGAAGATGAGCTCAGAAAGCAGATCAAATCCGGGGGTAAAGCTCAGCCCTGGGCCTGCCGCTGTAAACACAAAGCTAATATGGATCCACAAGAGCTTGAAAAACTCATTTGCATGATTGAGATGACTGAAGATCCTTCTATTCATGAAATAGCCAATAATGCTCTATATAACAGTCCTGATTATCCATTTTCCCATGAAGTCATTCGTAATGCAGGTAGAATCTCAATTATTGAAAGCTTGCTCAATAATCCCCACCCCAGTGTTAGGCAGAGGGCTTTAAATGCCCTAAATAACATCTCAGTGGCTGCTGAAAATCACAGGAAGGTTAAAACATACCTAAACCAAGTATGTGAAGATACTGTCACCTATCCATTGAATTCAAATGTGCAGCTGGCAGGACTAAGACTGATAAAGCACCTGACTATTATTAGCGAATATCAGCATATGGTTACAAATTATATTTCAGAATTCCTTCGTTTATTAACTGTGGGAAGTGGAGAAACTAAAGACTATATTTTGGGAATGCTTTTGAATTTCTCTAAAAATCCATCTATGACAAAAGATTTGCTTATAGCCAATGCACCAACATCACTGATTAATatatttagcaagaaagagacaaaagagAACATTCTTAATGCTCTTTcactatttgaaaatataaattatcattttaaaagaagagcACGAGTATTTAGCCAGGACAAGTTCAGTAAAAATTCCCTTTATTTCGTATTCCAACGACCTAAAGCATATGCCAAGAAACTTCGAGTTTTAGCAGCAGAGTACAGTGACCCTGAGGTGAAAGAAAGAATTGAGATATTATTAAGTAAGCTCTGA